CTGTTCTCCTGCCTGCTGTCCATCAATCTGCTGCACTGCAGTGTCGACGGCTTCAGAGTCCAACATCAACctcaggtcagacacacacacacacacacacacacacacttcttctctataagtgtttttaatgttgattcAAGTTTGAATCACAGAACTGAAATGATTTCATTAAACCTTCCTTATTCCACTGAATGATTGTTTCAAGTAAAATTTCTGTGTGTGGAGGTTTGAGACATTTTCACATCCTGCATTTCAGATGTTGCATTTAAGTGCTGGAGGATACTCAGACGTCAAACCTTTCATGTGTAAAAGACCTTCAGTATTTCATCCATCTGACATTATACAATTCATGAGGTCTATAGACTATAGTCTGATACTGATGCAGCATAATACCTGGTGGAATCATCAGACCTGGATCAGAGTCAGGATCAGACGgtgaagcagcagatcagattGTGTCCTATCAAATCATCCTGAGGGCCAAATCAAACGCTCCTTCCCTCAGAGGGCCTCTGTGCTGATATCAGGTTATGTAACATCAGAGTGAACAATGCCCTGAGGTCCGTCCGGCCGCAGGACAGAAACCTCAAGGGGGTCTCTGTTTAGTCTGGATGAAAACCGATCGTCTGACTCATCTGAGGCAGCGGGCGTACAGGAAGTGAGAAACTGCTCGCTGTCAGGGTCATGATGTAAGAGTTGATCCACAACATGGAGTCCTGACGTAGGAAAACAGTGAACAGAGCAGGGtggcttttctctgcagaggtcATTGTTTTCTATACGGAGACTCCCTTATAGAAAACAACATCTGGATTTCACATCAGTCACGATGTTACTGTGAAGTCAGCTGTTGACCACTTCATTTAATTCTAATTAATTCTAATTTACACACTACATTCAGTGTTGTGCAAATCCACACTTCACAAGATTAGAAcaactagttcacgttcatatAATTCCTGATTCTGAATTTTGAACCACCTCCTCTCCATCCACCCTCAACCCCCAGACTAAATGAACTACTGTTTATTGTAGACTCACAGacagctttgttttaattaaacagtCAGATTCTACTGGTCAGCTGCTGAGGTGATTTCAGAGGCCCACGTCAACAGAACCCAATGGGCGCCGTAACTGGGAAGATCTGTGAGAAGGGCCCAGCACAGGAACATAAAGAGTCTTAAAAATTActgttaaaattttaaaatcagttgTAAAATTCACAGGAAGCTACTGCACCTGAGCACAGGTGTGATATGGTCATATTAGGGCTGATCAATATGCATATGCGATTATTTTGGAagatattgtgattgtgatatGAATCATGATTTCAGTTAGAATGGTCGTTTTtgcaatttcattttcactgaaaagaaaatgtaaaaatgatgctgatgtgatttttgttggagCTTGTATCAAATCATCATGATCTGAATATGGTCTGTTGttatgaaacattttactttaatcaaaaaattcatttcaatttcaagcTGGAGCAACTGGTACTCCTGTGAGCAGTGGTCTACATGACTGGAAACAAAAGCATGGACGAGTTTTTCACTGTCCTCCTCTGACCTGTGTGACAGAGACGGACTACTTTCCTTgtagtccacacacacatgcagatataTTCATTTAAGGTGTTTTTACTGACCACACCTACCTGCAATGCAGCCTTTCACCTCCTCCAAGTTCTGCTTCTAGGCAACaacaaactgtcattttaactgATATTTGCAGAAATAGCTATGAACCATCCAACTGcagtgagagttttttttttatttctgcatcaGTTAACTGTTCATTAACCAGGAAAATTATGTTGagcataaattaaaataatcctGTGTCAGCTTCAGTGAACCTCAGGGTTCATGAGGACCACCACTGTAAAATTATTAAAGTATCTAAGTTTAATAATCAAAGACTTGATGGAAATTTCAAACTACACTAGATTAAAAATGtatagagaagagagagagaaactaaaCATATCACACATATAACCACTCATCTGTATTGCAACCCTTGTTTTCAGAATATAGACCTATCCCATCCTTTTGTTTCAATGTATAAACCTAGCCTTTCACTGTACTTCAGCATCAACTGTCCTTATGTTCCAGTATATAAACTTATCCTAGTTTGTCCTGTCATTACAGTACATTACTGACTATACCATTGTGACTCAAAGTTCATTCATGACCTgagaaacagctgctgacaggaCCATTTAATCACTGTTCCAGAGCATTTAATCATATCATATATtcttcagcagatggagttgCAAGAAGTTCTTAAagtgaaaaagtattttttatacatttacattttcatgacaagTAGgcaactccatctgctgaggaagaccatgtGGTGTGActaaaagctccagaacagttcttaatatgctatgttgtgagactgtttgtgtttatcaaATTGTAACTTTGTAAAGAGACGTAACCCAACCACCTTTAATTTCAGAACATAGCCTTATCCCAGCTCCCTTTAATTTTGGTCCATTGTCTTATCCCAGTCTGTATTAGTTTCAGAACATAGGCTTATCCTGTCCTGTCCTTGTGTTCCAGCATGTAGACTGGCCCGCGTTGAGGCCTCTGGCATCTCTTCAGCCCCGTCTTGGAGGGGTGAAGCCAGGGGAGGAGCTAACAGCGAAGTTGCTCCGATTGGATGACCTGGTGAGGATGGAAAATGATGTCATGGAgccaaagaggaagaggagtttCCCTGGCAACAACGCACCTCTAGACCGCCTGTCAACCAGCTCCATGGAAACCAAACAGGCAGCAAACAAGCAGAGGTACAGTACGATGGCTGTGGGACACCTGAGATACACCTGACAGGTAGTTCAGACAACTCGTTAGAGGAAGACTGAACACAAACGATTTTCTcagataaagaaagaggaaTGTTATGACGATGGAAACATTGGGCCCCATTCACCAACCATTCTTAAGACCCACCTACGCACTTTTTACAAAGATTCTGACATTCACcaatgttttcttctgttctacagttatataatatcaaattattcaaattacaataatatttttgtcatttttaatatttaaaaaaaataacttattattttacaaagcattatggtcttttaaaataaatgagcGCTACATTAACACTTAATTGCTTGTTTGTGgctcacttcctgcagcagtacctccgCTTCAGAACTACTAAAGTTCCTTTTGCGTTTTGATTCCGGTGCTCCGtctttagatttttgttttggcattttctcaactttcccTTACGGTATCTCTTTGTGACTTCTGTCTGAGTCTGCACACGACCCTTCAGTCTCACGCCCTTTTAAGGGCATTTTCGGGCGTTGCCTGTGCTAATTAGGGCCAACTGGCGCACGCTTTCAATTTACCAGGAGATTGGCATTCATCAATCTAAGAACACAGGTGCGCACAGTTCTGTGGTTTAAGAACACATTCATGAATCTGACGTAGAGTTTTCTTAAGAACTTTCTTAAGAACAACTtaagaaagaatttaagaaaacactttagaagatattggtgaatgaggcccaatCTCCTTTAATGATAATATGAGTTTGTTTGAGGTTCCTGATCCTGGACCAGATTACATCAGAACTATAACAATTAGATGATTAATCCAAAAGTATTCTGATAACTGAATCATCATTTTAAGtacaaaaaagccaaatatttgttggtttcagtttctcaaacagaaaaatgtgaagcttttctttgtcgtacatcaaagtaaattaaatgtcttttagAAACTGGATCCTGTGAACTTGGGATTGGtacttttcactattttcacaattttctgattCTTTTCATACACTGAACAATATCTCAGTTATTAAAGAACATAAATGTCAGATAGAAAAGAATAGATAGAAGCATTTTAgggtcagggagagagagatgggaggacATGCAGAAAATGGCTGCGAGTCGAACTCAAACCCATGGCTGCTGTGGTTTGgactaagcctatgtggtaTGCACTCTACCAAGTGAGCCACCGATTAATTTTAACTTAATTCTTAATTCAAAACCTCCAAAATGCACCTTGTTTTAAACTACAGCTGTTGATCAGGACAGAAATCAGCTGATCATACCCAAGCAACATGGGTGAAGCCCTTTTTTTTTAGATcgtgtgtgtttttcacctcTTTATCCTCCTTTTTGTTCATAGCAAAGCAGTGGAGTTGCCACGGCGACGAGTCAATCCTCCTCCCATTGACAGGATTGGCATGAGTCGTCTACCAAACAGGAGAGGGTAGGCCACGCCCCCTCCCCCTGATAGCCCGCCCCCTCTCTACAGCAGCCCCCTCTGGACAGGTACAGTCACTATCATCTCAGTTAATGAgcttaaaacacagaaatgtccCTTTACACTCTCTTCACACTGAGgcctccttctctctgcagagGAATCACCACTGATGCatgaaacagccaatcaccaacTGCCAGTCACCTGCTGAGACACGCCcaccacctgtcaatcacacatcAATGCTCCACCTTCATTTTCACTTGGACACCAACCAACCCCAACCCCCCTTCACAGCGATGAA
The Seriola aureovittata isolate HTS-2021-v1 ecotype China chromosome 4, ASM2101889v1, whole genome shotgun sequence genome window above contains:
- the ostn gene encoding osteocrin — translated: MQFCGCLLFSCLLSINLLHCSVDGFRVQHQPQHVDWPALRPLASLQPRLGGVKPGEELTAKLLRLDDLVRMENDVMEPKRKRSFPGNNAPLDRLSTSSMETKQAANKQSKAVELPRRRVNPPPIDRIGMSRLPNRRG